The DNA sequence TATTATGTCAACCAGAGAAAAGGTGGAATGAGGTGTGTTCCCTATTCTGAACCCAATACTCCCCAAAGTGACATTTTGGAACAAACAGTTGCCTTGCCCAAGGCATGTTCCACAACTACACAATTAAGAGCAAGTGATTCTCAGCCATAAAATGAAAATTACCTGTTTTTGCTGACAAAGGTAGATAATAATTTAAATCCATCTCTCTGAGCCTCTACATCATCCTGATCATATGCATCCCTCAAAAATTTGATGAGAGGTTCAACAAAATTCTTAGAGGACATAGCATAAGAAGCTTGAGGATTGCGTTTCAAATCGTTTTTAACATCTTCAACAGCCTTGCGTTGGGAATCCCATTTGAGCTCACTAATATTAGATAGAAATTCCAAATCTGTCTCGCATTTTTTAGCAGATCGGTATTTCAGAGAATCATCATCAATCTGCACCAGATTTGAGCCATCTTCTGTCTTAGAATTGAAACTGGTATCTAAGGATCCAAATGAAATAGTGCTGAGATCCATTTGTAGACGTAGATCATTCATAGAACTGCCTAAACTAGCAATGGAAGTGGAAGAGTTTTCCCATGAGCCAAGTGCTTCTGGTTGCATACTTGGGTTGGGGATGGTGACTCCAGACTCCGTACACCACCTTGATATCAACTCCTTCATGCCAACGTTTGGAGTCAATGAAAGGTGGGCCAGTTTGGTATTAGTTTTTGGGCATGTATCATTTCCCTCATTAAACCACTTCTGTATCCACATCCTTTCATATGTTTGTCCAGAAGCAATGACAACAGGATCGTACATCAACCTGGAAGATATCCCGCACAAAAATGCTTGAGGAGGTACAGCTCCAAGCAACATGTTACTTTGTGCCTCATATTCCCCATAACCAGTGTGAGGTTCAACTTCAGCACACTGATTATATCCAAAGTCGTTGCCAGAATTCTCAGAAGCAAGTGATCCTTGTTGCCACACAGGGGCACTCTCTGTTTGCTTTACCAATATTAAGCTTCCATACTTCTTCAATAGATACAAGAAATATGTCAAGATCTGCTTTTTTCGAGGGTCACTGTCACCAACTTTTTGTAGCAACTTCTTAATAGATCTTTTCTCTATTAAGACTTCCTTTGATGTGGTAATATGGAGCCTCAAAGATGCAAGTTGAAGAGCCTTGAGTTCAGAATCTTTTATTGAATTTGATGCAGAAGCATCTTGGTGGAGCAATTCTCGGATGACCTTCCCAGCCTCTTCTTCAGATGGATGCAGTCTAAATGTTGCAGCCTTAAGATCATCAACTATTTTAGAGATCTGCAAGTGACACTTCGTCATCAGCTCAACTAAATAACAAAGACTTCAACTGGTacgaaaacaaacaaagaaaatacatGGAGAAAGTACAGCGACTCAAAAAGAGGTGATGCTGTCATTATTTTAAATACTAATCCACAGCATCCAAGGTTATGTCCAGTGCCTCCCATCAAAAGGGAGTCCAGGCTTTGAGGGAAAGGGAAATATCAAAAGGGAATCTACATTCTTGAGTAGGGATTTGACAAACCTCTGCCACCAAAATCACCGGAACCCAACTCTGAATCTGGCACAAACTTTGCTCCAACAAGTTCCTTGATTTTTGACATCTTGAGACTATCACATCCCCCGTAAACGCCTGCAAGTGATTTGAGGGAAATATCAACCATAGGATGACAGGGAGCTACAGAGATCATATTGAACAGAATGCACCCAGCATATGACAAGAAGAAACCTGCCTGATCGCATTTCAGCAAAACAATTAATCCATAGGCATTGGAGTATGCTGGTAAAGAGAGATTTCAAAGAGATAGCTTATCCTAAGGATCATACATGATGACTACCTCATGAAGAAACATTAGTAGACGTTGcctagaaaaaggaaaaagatgcAGCTAATCATCTTATATCCCCCTGTGTTTATTTAGGCCGGATGGCCAACAATCCTTAGTTTAACATGGCGAGGCAGCATTGAGCAATCAAAGATGCTGTTCCAACAAGAACTTTATTCATATTTGTGTCATCTTTTCATTTACATTTATTTGATTTGTAACTATCATGTTGACACATAAAGCAAAAATCTTTCACCCCATCTAATTTGTTATAATTAATCATCTGAGGTTACAAACCAGGTAGAGTTTGCTAGACTCGCTGCAATACTGAACAAGTTGATTGGCTTTCTCAATTGCACGATTCAACATGCATAGAGCCTGTATTCCCGTTGAGCAACGAGGTCTTGCTGCTTCTATGTCGGGAAATATCTTTGAAATTCTCTCCACCAACTTCCAAAGTTCAATGCCCATTGAACGGTGAACCTGAGACATGATAGAGCTGTGATAATCCAACACATATGGCTAGACATTTGAATCAACGTACTCAAAGTTTGACACACAACAATCCCAAGTCTGACATTCAATAACACTTACAAGATATCCTCATCGTTTGTCATTATCCGAAAATTAGTTCCAGTAATAGTTTTCAACTTGACACATCTTAACCTATCAATTGTTTTTCCACCACACAAACAGAAATAGCATAATATTGCGTCTTCTAGAAGAAAAATCAGTATAAGCTTTGGTGTGTCTTCTCTACAAGTTTTAGATCAGCTATTGAAAGCTCAGGAGCACCATATAATTTGATCTAAAAAAACAACTATTAGCTGTACATATAGCTTCATGCATTCAACCATGAGAAAGATGTATAAAGCCACTTTGTAAATATCTGAACTTCAAATTTCATACATCAATTACATACTAGTCAATTCACAATTTCATCACGTTTGAGCTGATTAGAGGATATCATAGCTGCAAACTGGAAGCAAACTCAAACACCATGCTTAGCAAAATCAGAGACTACTGTGTCATATTATACCTTAAAGGAATTAGGCTTTCTCTCTGTCCCTACTACTTCAGCAGCATCAGTACCCATTCAGGGGGAATTATTTCATATCTGGGAATTCAATAACAAGAAAAGGTTGGTCAACTTATTTTCTTTCTAGCAGTTAAGCAATCTTGATAATAACTAGTGAagcaaaggaaacaaaagaatgaaaaagaaaggacTCACCAAGTAGCAGAAAACAGAACTATAATCACAAACTTCCTCCTCAGTCTTCTTCAGCGAGATAGATTGgctaaataatgaaaataaccACAACATCCACCACTTGGAGTATATCAACCTTTCACAAAAACTTGGAGTCCCAAGATTCTATGATAACTTAAAATTCCCACAACCCCAGCCTAGCTATATAACTACAAACTTTACCACAAAGTTCTCCAATTTCAAGCAGAAGTCAGCTTTTTTGCAGATGAACAAAGCCCAGAAACCCATTAGTACAAAAAGCAAGAGACTTTCACAGACAGCCAATCAAAAAACTAAGCTTCTATATCAAAAAGCAGAAAACAaaccaagaaaataataatgaagGTGAAATATATAATGGCAAAAGTAAAGCAGCCCCACAATTGAGACGGGCAGTGTTAGTCTTGGGCAAGGGAAACCAAGTCTTTGGGCCAACAAAACTAAACCAATAAAATTGCTCACGAAAAAGTTTTATTATCTGCTAGTGTAGACTTCGTATAATACATGGACCAGTCAGCGATcaagaagctttcctggtctTGTACATAATAGGCAAATAAGGTCAAAACAGCCGTCGCAAACACAGAAGCTCATGGCTTTGTGAACTATTGAACTGTCACAGGCCTGTGACGTCTGTGACGATATTGTACAAATGAAATAATGGTGTGCAATTTGGGTTCCACCACCCACCTCATAAAATCTGATTGTGAATTGCAATTACAATACAAAGGGTTGTGATGAATAAGATTTACACAAAAGTTCTATGAAGTTTCGACTATTTGGTCGATATATGACTGATATTTAAAAtatcttttaaattaaattcTAAGTCACAAGatagaatttttgtaatttcaaAGTACAAAGTTTCCATCCAATTTAGACTCTGATTCTGGTTTCAatgccaaaa is a window from the Rosa chinensis cultivar Old Blush chromosome 2, RchiOBHm-V2, whole genome shotgun sequence genome containing:
- the LOC112186829 gene encoding U-box domain-containing protein 5; amino-acid sequence: MGTDAAEVVGTERKPNSFKVHRSMGIELWKLVERISKIFPDIEAARPRCSTGIQALCMLNRAIEKANQLVQYCSESSKLYLAFTGDVIVSRCQKSRNLLEQSLCQIQSWVPVILVAEISKIVDDLKAATFRLHPSEEEAGKVIRELLHQDASASNSIKDSELKALQLASLRLHITTSKEVLIEKRSIKKLLQKVGDSDPRKKQILTYFLYLLKKYGSLILVKQTESAPVWQQGSLASENSGNDFGYNQCAEVEPHTGYGEYEAQSNMLLGAVPPQAFLCGISSRLMYDPVVIASGQTYERMWIQKWFNEGNDTCPKTNTKLAHLSLTPNVGMKELISRWCTESGVTIPNPSMQPEALGSWENSSTSIASLGSSMNDLRLQMDLSTISFGSLDTSFNSKTEDGSNLVQIDDDSLKYRSAKKCETDLEFLSNISELKWDSQRKAVEDVKNDLKRNPQASYAMSSKNFVEPLIKFLRDAYDQDDVEAQRDGFKLLSTFVSKNRNGISYLGEDVYSLLVSSLDSEVKEEGLAIMEILSVHQDCRVNISSSGALTSILKLLDSQSRSIQGKALKILHNLSFDRDICSEMVSLECIPKLVPFFEDSALTGNCIAILKNLSDYEGARISIAETDGCIAYVVVVLDTGSKEHQEHAVDILLSLCSQRIDYCNLVMHEGVIPALVLSSANGTERTRINATEVLRLLRDIDYDDEQESAEPEPEPEAARDELPRDNGNHSNGKKASKASGFFGKKLSIFSKPSSLSPKKKK